One part of the Nostoc sp. PCC 7120 = FACHB-418 genome encodes these proteins:
- the cas2 gene encoding CRISPR-associated endonuclease Cas2 — MTKLYLVCYDIPDDKRRTKLAKLIEQRCQRVQYSVFECPLEESVLNYQLEKRWLPILKLSEDSLRVYPLDATAKQQTRVYGGEPPYEPPDYLIL, encoded by the coding sequence ATGACCAAACTTTATTTAGTGTGTTATGACATACCTGACGATAAGCGTCGGACTAAACTGGCTAAGTTAATAGAACAGCGCTGTCAACGAGTACAGTATTCCGTATTTGAATGTCCTTTAGAGGAGTCTGTTTTGAATTATCAGTTAGAGAAGCGTTGGCTACCCATACTGAAATTAAGTGAGGACAGTCTCAGGGTTTATCCTCTTGATGCTACAGCCAAGCAGCAAACAAGGGTCTATGGTGGTGAGCCTCCTTATGAACCACCAGATTATTTAATTTTGTAA
- a CDS encoding rhodanese-related sulfurtransferase — translation MNQENTQIVAAFYKFVSLPDFAEKQEPLLAYCLAQNIKGTILLAKEGINGTIAGSRLSIDNVLSYLRSDLRLQDLEHKESTADTPPFERMKVRLKKEIVTLGLPEVDPNEQVGAYVTPEEWNELISDPEVIVIDTRNDYEVHIGTFQGAQNPQTNSFRDFPEYVRQNLDPNQHKKVAMFCTGGIRCEKASSFMLSQGFAEVYHLKGGILKYLEQIPPEESLWQGECFVFDERIAVVHGLEPGTHELCFCCGHPLAEEDKASLQYEEGISCPHCFDSLTEDKRMRQQEKWRQYQLKNSHSLGNSKLGVAD, via the coding sequence ATGAACCAAGAAAATACGCAAATCGTTGCTGCATTTTATAAATTTGTCAGTTTGCCGGATTTTGCCGAGAAACAAGAACCCTTATTGGCTTATTGTTTAGCCCAAAATATCAAGGGTACGATTCTCTTAGCTAAGGAAGGAATCAACGGCACAATTGCAGGTTCGCGTCTAAGCATTGACAATGTTTTATCTTATCTACGTTCTGACTTGCGCCTACAAGACCTAGAACATAAAGAATCTACCGCAGACACCCCGCCATTTGAACGGATGAAAGTGCGGCTGAAAAAAGAAATTGTCACCTTGGGTTTACCAGAAGTAGACCCTAATGAACAGGTGGGTGCTTATGTGACCCCTGAAGAATGGAATGAGTTGATTTCTGACCCGGAAGTGATTGTTATTGATACACGCAATGATTACGAGGTACATATCGGTACTTTCCAGGGGGCGCAAAATCCCCAAACAAACTCATTTCGAGACTTCCCCGAATATGTCCGCCAAAACCTCGACCCGAATCAGCACAAAAAAGTTGCTATGTTTTGTACTGGGGGTATTCGCTGCGAAAAGGCTTCATCTTTCATGCTTTCTCAAGGTTTTGCAGAGGTGTATCATCTCAAGGGTGGTATACTCAAATACCTAGAGCAAATCCCGCCAGAGGAGAGTTTATGGCAAGGGGAATGTTTTGTTTTTGATGAACGTATCGCCGTAGTTCATGGGTTAGAGCCGGGAACTCATGAGTTATGTTTCTGTTGTGGACACCCCTTGGCTGAAGAAGATAAGGCATCTCTTCAGTATGAGGAAGGTATTTCTTGCCCCCACTGTTTTGATAGTCTTACGGAAGATAAAAGAATGCGTCAGCAGGAGAAGTGGCGACAGTATCAGTTAAAAAATTCCCACTCTTTGGGTAATTCAAAATTAGGCGTTGCTGATTAG
- a CDS encoding class I SAM-dependent methyltransferase, whose translation MNTPQDPRKYAPATQRNREPILEVLLQVLPASGTILEIASGTGEHAIFFAPRLKPRKWLPSDPNPELRASITAWIAQFPSDNLYPPVELDASQPIWSVERDAILQDAPIAAIVNINMIHISPWSACLGLLAGAGRILPPGGILYLYGPYKQGGEHTAPSNAAFDESLRSQNPEWGVRNLEDVIAAAKQQNLQLHKTYQMPANNLSVVFQR comes from the coding sequence ATGAACACACCACAAGACCCCCGCAAATATGCACCAGCAACACAACGCAACCGCGAACCCATCTTAGAAGTGCTTTTACAAGTGTTGCCTGCCAGTGGCACTATTCTAGAAATTGCCAGTGGTACAGGTGAACACGCCATTTTCTTTGCCCCCCGCCTCAAACCACGTAAATGGCTACCCTCTGACCCCAATCCGGAATTACGGGCTAGTATCACCGCCTGGATTGCACAATTTCCCAGCGATAATCTTTACCCACCTGTAGAACTTGATGCGAGTCAGCCAATTTGGTCAGTAGAAAGGGACGCAATTCTACAGGATGCCCCCATTGCTGCCATAGTTAATATCAATATGATTCACATTTCCCCTTGGTCAGCTTGTTTGGGACTGTTGGCTGGTGCGGGGCGGATTTTGCCACCAGGTGGGATTCTTTATCTTTACGGGCCTTATAAACAAGGGGGAGAACATACCGCCCCAAGTAACGCCGCCTTCGATGAATCCTTACGTTCCCAAAATCCAGAGTGGGGAGTACGCAACCTGGAAGATGTGATTGCAGCAGCTAAACAACAAAATCTCCAACTGCACAAAACCTACCAAATGCCTGCTAATAACCTTTCGGTGGTCTTTCAACGTTAA
- a CDS encoding 1-acyl-sn-glycerol-3-phosphate acyltransferase, giving the protein MPKLINSTQPPLKFIPHSFNPLILRLMQWLLPLVLRFRTRPWLPAGIVKIEAENSEILAELYQQFQSGKIRFLMAFRHPEVEDPLCMLYLISRIVPQVARQKGIKLQYPVHSHFVYDRGMTIWAGNWLGWLFSQLGGVPIRRGRRLDRQAIQTARDLFANAPFPIAVAPEGGNNGHSGIVSPLEPGVSQLGFWCVEDLKKANRTETVVIVPVSIQYHYVTPPWSKLDELLSKLEVDSGLPVQSVGESAINQPEIYAQRICRLGEYLITEMEEFYRRFYHQDIPNTVATEESTTPNQVLIARLHHLLDKALQVSEQYFGIPAQGNFIDRCRRLEEASWNRIYREDLPDMDNLPSFKRGLADWVAQEADLRIQHMRLVESFVAVNATYIQEKYSADRFAETALLMFDMLSRIQESTLPGRPRLGLREAVIKVGEPISVTERWEKVHDNRQAAKRAVNNLTQDLQVALENLID; this is encoded by the coding sequence TTGCCGAAATTAATCAACTCTACCCAACCACCCCTAAAATTTATCCCCCATAGTTTTAACCCCCTCATCCTCAGGTTAATGCAGTGGTTACTACCCCTGGTGTTGCGCTTTCGTACGCGCCCTTGGCTCCCGGCTGGTATCGTCAAAATTGAAGCAGAAAATTCCGAGATATTAGCAGAACTTTATCAACAATTCCAAAGTGGGAAAATTCGCTTTTTAATGGCATTTCGCCACCCAGAGGTAGAAGACCCTCTGTGTATGTTGTACTTAATTTCTCGCATTGTTCCACAGGTGGCGCGTCAAAAAGGTATTAAGTTGCAATACCCAGTTCACAGTCATTTTGTCTATGACAGAGGAATGACTATATGGGCTGGAAATTGGTTGGGTTGGTTGTTTTCTCAGTTGGGAGGTGTGCCAATTCGGCGCGGAAGACGGTTAGATAGGCAAGCTATTCAAACAGCAAGGGATTTATTCGCTAACGCTCCATTCCCCATTGCTGTTGCCCCTGAAGGCGGGAATAATGGTCACAGTGGCATAGTCAGCCCTCTGGAACCCGGTGTTTCCCAATTGGGGTTTTGGTGTGTGGAAGACTTGAAAAAAGCTAACCGGACTGAAACTGTGGTGATTGTGCCGGTATCTATCCAATATCATTATGTTACGCCGCCTTGGTCTAAATTGGATGAGTTGTTGAGTAAGTTAGAAGTTGATAGCGGTTTACCAGTGCAATCAGTTGGGGAGTCTGCAATCAATCAACCAGAAATTTATGCTCAACGCATCTGCCGCCTGGGTGAATATTTAATTACAGAGATGGAAGAGTTTTATCGCCGCTTCTATCATCAAGATATCCCCAACACCGTAGCCACAGAAGAATCTACCACGCCCAATCAGGTGTTAATTGCCAGACTGCATCATTTATTAGATAAAGCGTTACAAGTTTCCGAGCAGTATTTTGGTATTCCAGCCCAAGGTAATTTTATAGACCGTTGTCGCCGTTTAGAAGAAGCCAGTTGGAATCGCATATATAGAGAAGATTTACCAGATATGGATAATTTACCTTCCTTCAAACGGGGACTCGCCGACTGGGTAGCCCAAGAAGCAGACTTACGAATACAGCATATGCGTCTGGTAGAAAGTTTTGTGGCTGTGAATGCTACCTATATACAGGAAAAATATAGTGCAGACAGATTTGCCGAGACGGCTTTACTAATGTTTGATATGCTTTCTCGCATACAAGAATCCACTCTACCAGGACGACCAAGGTTAGGTTTACGGGAGGCGGTAATTAAGGTAGGTGAGCCAATTTCTGTCACGGAACGCTGGGAAAAGGTGCATGATAACCGCCAAGCGGCTAAAAGGGCTGTGAATAATTTAACTCAAGATTTACAGGTGGCTTTAGAAAATTTGATTGATTAG
- the fhuB gene encoding Fe(3+)-hydroxamate ABC transporter permease FhuB: MLKPRPLLAGILLLLPLLLLHSHLFTAPEDILRYIKLPRTTIGILAGASLGIAGALFQTVTRNPLASPATLGVNAGAYLAVTATTIFAPEIFAWSPLLVAFTGGLLAALLVYAIAGKEITPIRLTLSGMAVSLALAAFTSALQLLYENQTRDLFFWGAGSLLQTNWQGSIYAAPRVLLGAIAVFTIAKPLDVLLMGEDVARSLGSKVQWTRLSSTLLGIFLASVAVSVVGPIGFVGLVAPHIGKLMGCRQHQILLPSAAIWGAVILLGADLVAQQISSELPAGGITALLGAPFLVWLVRSSPRLLSKTEGNNALPIQIKSRLQYPALLLLGLCCLLLVLLLGLSLGNIHLDIHQLTQVISGNSDALTERIVLYLRLPRLLVALLAGAALAISGLLLQGVVRNPLAGPEIMGITSGAGFGALLVLVLIPNAPVTFIPIAAFIGAVVAFGVVYLAAWQNGVAPGRLALVGIAVSAFCAAGINLLVVKSKLQVAQALVWLAGSTYARQWDEVWQLLAFPLILLPLGWLFARKLDVMALGEDLPFILGMRLQQARGVILAIAVALAAAAVSTVGTISFVGLIAPHAARLLVGSRHRQLVPIAAIFGAILVTLADTIGRVVLAPKEIPSGLVTALIGTPYFLWLLGGNQKH, translated from the coding sequence ATGCTCAAACCCCGCCCCCTGCTCGCCGGAATCCTCCTCCTCCTCCCCCTTCTTCTCCTCCACAGCCACCTTTTCACCGCCCCAGAAGACATCCTCCGCTACATCAAACTACCCCGCACAACCATCGGGATATTAGCAGGCGCATCTCTAGGAATCGCCGGCGCATTATTCCAAACGGTCACCCGTAATCCCCTAGCCTCACCCGCCACATTAGGAGTAAACGCAGGTGCATATTTAGCCGTCACCGCCACAACCATCTTTGCACCAGAGATATTTGCTTGGTCGCCTTTATTGGTAGCATTCACAGGTGGTTTATTAGCAGCCTTATTGGTATACGCCATCGCCGGGAAAGAAATTACCCCCATCCGCCTCACCCTTTCAGGAATGGCTGTTTCCCTCGCCTTAGCCGCCTTCACTTCCGCCCTACAACTACTCTACGAAAACCAAACCCGTGATTTATTTTTTTGGGGTGCGGGTTCTTTATTACAAACCAATTGGCAGGGAAGTATTTACGCTGCACCTAGAGTATTATTAGGCGCGATCGCAGTTTTCACCATTGCCAAACCCCTAGATGTCCTCCTCATGGGTGAAGATGTCGCCCGTTCCCTCGGTTCAAAAGTCCAGTGGACACGTTTATCTAGCACCCTACTAGGTATATTTTTAGCATCCGTTGCGGTGAGTGTAGTCGGGCCGATTGGCTTTGTAGGTTTAGTTGCACCCCACATAGGCAAATTGATGGGATGTCGTCAACACCAAATTTTATTACCATCAGCAGCGATTTGGGGCGCAGTCATATTATTAGGGGCTGACTTAGTAGCACAACAGATATCTAGTGAATTACCTGCGGGTGGTATCACAGCTTTATTAGGCGCACCGTTTTTAGTCTGGTTGGTGCGTTCATCGCCGCGTCTGTTGAGTAAGACAGAGGGGAATAATGCTTTACCAATACAAATAAAATCCCGCCTCCAGTATCCTGCTTTACTTCTGTTGGGGTTATGTTGCTTATTACTAGTGCTTTTATTGGGATTATCCCTGGGCAATATTCATTTAGATATTCATCAACTAACTCAAGTCATTAGTGGTAATAGTGACGCACTCACCGAAAGAATAGTCTTATACTTACGCCTACCCCGGTTACTAGTAGCATTATTAGCAGGAGCAGCCTTAGCCATCAGTGGCTTATTGTTACAGGGAGTAGTCCGCAATCCCCTAGCTGGCCCGGAAATTATGGGGATTACTTCAGGTGCAGGTTTTGGGGCTTTATTGGTATTAGTATTGATACCTAATGCACCCGTAACATTTATACCGATTGCCGCGTTTATTGGTGCAGTTGTCGCCTTTGGTGTAGTTTACCTAGCAGCTTGGCAAAACGGCGTAGCACCAGGGAGGCTAGCTTTGGTAGGAATAGCTGTGTCTGCGTTTTGTGCGGCGGGAATTAACTTGTTGGTAGTTAAGTCAAAATTACAAGTAGCTCAGGCCTTGGTGTGGTTAGCTGGGAGTACCTACGCTCGCCAGTGGGATGAAGTATGGCAATTGTTGGCTTTTCCCTTAATTTTATTGCCTTTGGGCTGGTTATTTGCCCGTAAATTAGATGTGATGGCCTTAGGGGAAGACTTACCATTCATTTTAGGTATGCGTTTACAGCAAGCTCGTGGTGTAATATTAGCGATCGCAGTTGCTTTAGCTGCTGCTGCTGTCTCTACGGTGGGAACTATTAGCTTTGTCGGGTTAATTGCTCCCCATGCTGCACGTTTATTAGTCGGTTCTCGACACCGCCAACTAGTACCAATCGCGGCAATTTTCGGTGCTATTTTAGTCACTTTAGCTGATACCATCGGGCGCGTTGTTTTAGCTCCCAAAGAAATTCCCTCTGGGTTAGTCACCGCCCTTATCGGTACACCTTATTTCCTCTGGTTACTAGGAGGAAACCAAAAGCATTAA
- a CDS encoding ABC transporter substrate-binding protein → MSKFTRRAFLTTATASALTVACGQREQPQTSNQTATRVIALEWVYAENLLALGIQPVGVADIQGYKQYVNVQPSLTESVVDVGTRQEPNLEAIAQLKPDLILGVELRHKTIYDTLSAIAPTLIFNPYPSAENSNQLDEMQQTFRKIAERVNRQDVGEKVLQQMQTQFQTAATRIKNTQKPDFVLGQFSDNAPQIRLFTDNSMATQILTAIGLKNAWKGEFDRFGFNTVWIEALPTVETANFIYISAPNSPYKQQLETNPVWQRLQFVQQKRLYAIAPDTWLFGGPLSAQVLLQKVIDTLT, encoded by the coding sequence ATGAGCAAATTCACTAGACGCGCTTTTTTAACTACAGCGACTGCTTCCGCCTTAACTGTGGCTTGTGGACAGAGAGAACAACCACAAACTTCTAATCAAACTGCAACGAGAGTAATCGCCCTGGAATGGGTGTATGCGGAAAATCTTTTAGCTTTGGGAATCCAACCTGTGGGGGTTGCAGATATCCAAGGCTATAAACAATATGTGAATGTGCAACCATCTTTAACTGAGAGTGTAGTTGATGTAGGGACACGCCAAGAACCGAATTTAGAAGCGATCGCCCAATTAAAACCTGATTTAATTTTAGGTGTAGAGTTAAGACATAAGACTATTTACGATACCTTATCTGCGATCGCCCCCACCCTCATATTTAACCCCTATCCCTCTGCGGAAAACTCAAATCAACTTGATGAGATGCAGCAAACATTCCGCAAAATTGCGGAACGCGTCAACCGTCAAGATGTAGGGGAAAAAGTTCTTCAGCAAATGCAAACCCAATTTCAAACAGCAGCCACCCGCATCAAAAATACTCAAAAACCCGATTTCGTCCTCGGACAATTTAGCGACAACGCCCCCCAAATCCGCCTTTTCACCGATAACTCAATGGCTACACAAATCCTTACAGCCATCGGTTTGAAAAACGCCTGGAAAGGAGAATTTGACCGTTTTGGATTCAATACAGTGTGGATAGAAGCACTACCAACAGTAGAAACCGCCAACTTCATCTATATTTCCGCCCCCAATAGCCCCTACAAACAACAACTAGAAACTAACCCCGTCTGGCAAAGACTACAATTCGTCCAGCAAAAAAGATTGTATGCGATCGCCCCAGACACCTGGCTATTCGGCGGCCCCCTATCAGCCCAAGTTCTACTACAAAAAGTCATCGATACCCTCACATAA